One Verrucomicrobiia bacterium DNA window includes the following coding sequences:
- the iscX gene encoding Fe-S cluster assembly protein IscX, protein MKLTWKDHEEIAWALMDKFPDQDPLKLSFPKLHKMVIELEDFGDDPNASNEKILENIQMAWYEERK, encoded by the coding sequence ATGAAACTGACCTGGAAAGACCACGAAGAAATCGCCTGGGCGCTCATGGATAAATTCCCTGACCAGGACCCCCTCAAGCTCAGCTTCCCCAAACTCCACAAGATGGTGATCGAACTGGAGGACTTCGGTGATGACCCCAACGCCTCCAATGAGAAAATCCTCGAAAACATTCAGATGGCCTGGTACGAGGAACGCAAATAA
- a CDS encoding DUF4388 domain-containing protein, with amino-acid sequence MKTSRHPAGSKVESAGRGAARAGGGGRLALLWLAGPRTGEEHLLPEDRPTLCGRSRDADIRIEDDLVSRRHTKITCTGGQYVVEDLGSKNGTFLNGEKIGGPTILKAGDYLRIGEATFHVVAPCVVGEQARSWWEHTQRTMLTQAHPEPLKAGAAPMISGSLSEVPLMDLLQLLSNSMKTGCVTLRQEAQRADLWMRQGHIYYASLNQQPSPRPEKTLMRILRWSAGTFTFTPGVEAPVPAEIVEPTASVLLEGARQADEMQAFDGVLPPLDARLKLAFPLPHPLRDCTPEELDVLQLVLEHGVLEKVLDAHPGSDLDAAQVLVPMLQKKLLMVDAGGAQDNRAAEGK; translated from the coding sequence ATGAAGACTTCACGCCATCCGGCCGGCAGCAAGGTTGAAAGCGCAGGCCGGGGTGCCGCCCGGGCGGGCGGCGGTGGACGCCTGGCTTTGCTGTGGCTGGCCGGCCCGCGCACCGGGGAGGAGCACCTCCTGCCCGAAGATCGCCCCACCCTTTGCGGGCGCAGCCGGGATGCCGACATTCGCATTGAGGATGACCTGGTTTCGCGGCGGCACACCAAAATCACCTGCACCGGCGGGCAATACGTGGTGGAGGATTTGGGTTCCAAAAACGGGACCTTTTTGAACGGCGAAAAAATTGGCGGCCCCACGATTTTGAAGGCTGGCGACTACCTGCGCATTGGGGAGGCCACGTTCCATGTGGTGGCGCCCTGCGTGGTGGGGGAGCAGGCGCGCTCCTGGTGGGAGCACACGCAGCGGACGATGCTCACGCAGGCGCATCCGGAGCCGCTCAAGGCGGGCGCGGCTCCCATGATCAGTGGTTCCCTGAGCGAGGTTCCCTTGATGGACTTGCTGCAGTTGCTCTCCAACAGCATGAAAACAGGGTGTGTCACCCTGCGGCAGGAGGCGCAGCGGGCCGACCTCTGGATGCGGCAGGGGCATATTTATTATGCCAGTTTGAATCAGCAGCCCTCGCCGCGTCCGGAAAAAACGCTGATGCGCATCCTGCGCTGGTCCGCGGGGACCTTCACCTTTACGCCGGGAGTGGAGGCACCAGTGCCGGCGGAAATTGTTGAGCCAACGGCCTCGGTCTTGTTGGAGGGGGCACGCCAGGCGGATGAAATGCAGGCTTTTGATGGCGTGCTGCCTCCCTTAGATGCCCGCTTGAAGCTGGCCTTTCCACTGCCGCATCCCTTGCGCGACTGCACGCCGGAAGAATTGGATGTGTTGCAACTGGTGCTGGAGCACGGGGTCTTGGAAAAGGTGCTGGATGCCCATCCGGGGTCCGATTTGGATGCCGCGCAAGTGCTGGTGCCGATGCTGCAGAAAAAATTGCTCATGGTGGACGCGGGGGGTGCGCAGGACAACCGGGCAGCGGAAGGGAAGTGA
- a CDS encoding RidA family protein, with the protein MSQKQIIRPASAPTPVGPYSHAVRAGNLLFCSGQIPLDPATGQLVSGGIREQTRRVLENIRLLLADQGLDFQHVLKSTVFMTNLADFAAMNEVYAEFFAHAPPARSTVQVAALPRGAQVEIEIIAQYPDQA; encoded by the coding sequence ATGAGCCAGAAACAAATCATCCGCCCCGCCAGCGCCCCCACCCCCGTGGGGCCTTACAGTCATGCCGTCCGCGCCGGCAACCTGCTGTTCTGCTCCGGCCAGATTCCCCTTGACCCCGCCACCGGCCAGTTGGTCTCCGGCGGCATTCGCGAACAAACCCGTCGCGTCCTGGAAAACATTCGCCTGCTGTTGGCCGACCAGGGCCTGGATTTTCAGCACGTGCTCAAAAGCACCGTCTTCATGACCAACCTCGCTGACTTCGCCGCCATGAACGAGGTGTACGCCGAGTTCTTCGCTCATGCCCCGCCGGCACGCTCCACCGTGCAGGTGGCCGCCCTGCCCCGCGGCGCACAAGTCGAAATCGAAATCATCGCCCAGTATCCCGACCAAGCCTAA